ATACGGCCTCGCATTCTCACGTGCAATGAGCGGCATCAGCGCCGCATCCGCCCGCCACAGCGCCAGCCGAATCTGCTCCTCGCGGTCCGCCTGCCGCTGCGCCGTCGTGTCGCGCCGGTCCAGGTCGATCACGAGCATGCTGATCCAACCCGTCGCCGCGAACACCGCCGCCGCGCACGTCGCGAAGATCAACCAGATGATCCAGGGCCGCCTCATGACTCCACCTTCTCCGCCCCGAACATGTACCCCCGCCCGCGCACCGTGCGGATCACATGCGGGTCCGCCGAGTCGTCCCGCAGCTTCTCGCGCAGGCGCGTAATGTGCATATCGATCGTCCGCGTGGTCACGCCCTTGGGGTCCATCCGCCACACATGCGCCAGAATTTCCTCCCGCGCGATCGCCCGTCCCGCGTTCTGAGCCAGATAGCGTAACAGCTCCATCTCGCGCTCCGAAAGTTCGCATCTCCCCCCGTCGTCGAAGCAGATCTCCATGCGCGACAGGTTCACGTGCCCGTCGCGCAGCCCGATGCGCGTCAGCGCGGCCGAGCGCCCCGGCGAGCGGCGCAGCACCGCGCCGACCCGCGCCAAAAGCTCCTTCACGCTGAACGGCTTAACCACGTAATCGTCCGCCCCAAGCTTGAGCCCGCGAATCCGGTCCGCCTCCTCCCCCAGCGCCGTGATGATGATCACCGGCAGCGTCGGCCGCACACGCCGCACCTCGCCCAGCACCTCCAGCCCCCGCTTGCCCGGCAAGATCAGATCGAGCAAGAGCAGATCGCACTCCGACTCGATCGCCATGCGCAGACCCGATTCGCCGTCGCCCGATTCGAGCACCGCGTAGCCATCAAACGACAGCGCGTCGACGATGCCTCGTCGAATCGCGCTGTCGTCCTCGATGACCAGAATCCGCGGTGATGAACCCATACGTGGCCCCGCCTGATGATACCCGTCTTATTCGTCGAACGTGTAGTGCTTTTTCGTCGCCTGGGCCCGCACCGATTCAATGAGCGCCTGATCGAGCGTCTTTTCGCCGCCCGCTTCGCTGCGCTTCTTCAGTTCGGCCGCGACGTAGTCCTTGCGCTGGTCATTAAGCGTGTTGATCTTTTCCTGAATCTGCTGCCGCTTGGTCTGCTGCTCCGTCACATAGGCGCGGCGCTCTTCGAGGGACATCTTCTTCATCGCCTCCGGCAAATCCGCGTCCTTGACCTCTTCGAGCTTGATCTTCTTCTCGCGCAGCGCATCGACGAGGTCCCAGTTGCTGTTGACGTAATACGCGTTGGCCTTCGTCACCGCGCGCTGCACGCTGC
This genomic window from Planctomycetota bacterium contains:
- a CDS encoding response regulator, whose translation is MGSSPRILVIEDDSAIRRGIVDALSFDGYAVLESGDGESGLRMAIESECDLLLLDLILPGKRGLEVLGEVRRVRPTLPVIIITALGEEADRIRGLKLGADDYVVKPFSVKELLARVGAVLRRSPGRSAALTRIGLRDGHVNLSRMEICFDDGGRCELSEREMELLRYLAQNAGRAIAREEILAHVWRMDPKGVTTRTIDMHITRLREKLRDDSADPHVIRTVRGRGYMFGAEKVES